A single window of Enterobacteriaceae bacterium ESL0689 DNA harbors:
- a CDS encoding VOC family protein, protein MANWQQIDELYDIAADLPRFSKALNDLAGGVGLNIAPLDADHISLRCHQISTAERWRRGFEQCGMLLAEKTINGRPICLFILNKPICVAHWRFYIVELPWPGEKHYPHEGWEHIEIVLPGEPDLLSARALALLADEGLKQPGINIKTSMPRAENESLANPTLAVTNGDVTIKFHPWSLMQIVTSEQPAEE, encoded by the coding sequence ATGGCAAATTGGCAGCAAATTGATGAACTGTATGACATTGCCGCGGATTTGCCGCGTTTTAGCAAAGCGCTAAACGATCTCGCCGGGGGAGTGGGGCTCAATATTGCGCCGCTTGATGCCGATCATATATCGCTTCGCTGTCACCAGATCAGTACCGCAGAACGCTGGCGGCGGGGATTCGAACAGTGTGGTATGCTGCTTGCGGAAAAAACCATCAATGGTCGTCCGATCTGCTTATTTATTCTTAACAAACCCATCTGTGTTGCACACTGGCGTTTTTATATCGTTGAATTACCGTGGCCTGGCGAAAAACACTATCCCCATGAAGGCTGGGAACATATAGAAATTGTGCTACCTGGAGAGCCTGATTTACTGAGTGCGCGAGCGCTGGCGTTGCTCGCGGATGAAGGTCTGAAACAACCGGGAATTAACATAAAAACCAGTATGCCGCGGGCTGAGAACGAAAGCCTTGCCAATCCGACACTGGCAGTGACCAATGGCGATGTAACGATTAAATTTCATCCCTGGTCACTGATGCAAATTGTTACCAGTGAGCAACCTGCGGAAGAATAA
- the cmoB gene encoding tRNA 5-methoxyuridine(34)/uridine 5-oxyacetic acid(34) synthase CmoB: protein MIDFSHFYQQIAKGRLTHWLETLPAQLACWQREAQHGQFATWSRAVDFLPALTPCQLDLRHSVTAESQTPLSEGQRLRIENLLKNLMPWRKGPYSLYGVDIDTEWRSDWKWQRVLPHLSDLRGRIILDVGCGSGYHLWRMIGAGARMAVGIDPTPLFLCQFEAVRKLLGSDQRAHLLPLGIEQLPALNAFDTVFSMGVLYHRRSPLDHLLQLKDQLIEGGELVLETLVIEGDEQCVLVPGDRYAQMRNVYFIPSTAALKIWLEKCGFIDVRIVDTCVTSCEEQRRTAWMSSESLADFLDPNDKHKTLEGYPAPQRAVLIAHKPETQLSLAKKRGEKKTPV from the coding sequence ATGATCGATTTCAGTCATTTCTATCAGCAAATCGCGAAAGGCCGGTTAACACACTGGCTGGAAACACTCCCCGCCCAGCTTGCCTGCTGGCAACGTGAAGCACAACACGGCCAGTTTGCGACGTGGTCACGCGCTGTCGACTTTCTGCCTGCCCTGACACCCTGTCAGCTGGATCTTCGTCATAGTGTGACAGCCGAAAGCCAGACGCCGTTAAGCGAAGGTCAGCGCCTGCGTATTGAGAATTTACTCAAAAATCTGATGCCGTGGCGCAAAGGGCCTTATTCGCTTTATGGCGTGGATATCGATACCGAGTGGCGTTCAGACTGGAAATGGCAGCGTGTATTACCGCACCTTTCCGATCTCCGGGGGCGGATCATTCTGGATGTCGGTTGTGGCAGTGGTTATCACTTATGGCGGATGATTGGCGCAGGTGCGCGCATGGCGGTGGGTATCGATCCGACCCCACTCTTTTTATGTCAGTTTGAAGCGGTACGAAAGTTACTGGGCAGTGATCAGCGTGCGCATTTGCTGCCTTTAGGCATTGAACAACTGCCTGCACTGAATGCTTTTGATACTGTGTTTTCTATGGGGGTACTTTATCACCGTCGCTCACCGCTCGATCATCTGTTACAGCTCAAAGATCAGCTCATTGAAGGTGGCGAACTGGTACTGGAAACCCTGGTGATTGAGGGGGATGAACAGTGTGTGCTGGTGCCCGGCGATCGTTACGCTCAAATGCGCAATGTTTACTTTATCCCGTCCACTGCGGCATTAAAAATATGGCTGGAAAAATGTGGTTTTATTGATGTCCGCATCGTTGATACCTGCGTGACAAGCTGTGAAGAACAGCGCCGGACAGCATGGATGAGCAGCGAGTCGCTGGCTGATTTTCTCGATCCTAACGATAAGCATAAAACCCTTGAGGGATATCCGGCGCCACAACGCGCCGTACTGATTGCCCATAAACCAGAAACCCAGCTATCGCTGGCAAAAAAAAGAGGTGAAAAAAAGACCCCTGTTTAA
- a CDS encoding Imm53 family immunity protein, producing the protein MHQDILIFLQNWYQSKCNGKWEHEYGFDISTIDNPGWKVSISGEYGRKSKTINIDEDDAWIVINANDNHFDGYGSPDNLVAILKYAQEWLT; encoded by the coding sequence ATGCATCAGGATATATTGATTTTTTTGCAAAACTGGTATCAATCCAAATGCAATGGCAAATGGGAACATGAATATGGTTTTGACATCAGTACGATAGACAATCCAGGCTGGAAGGTTTCTATAAGTGGTGAGTATGGAAGAAAATCAAAGACAATTAATATAGACGAAGATGACGCCTGGATAGTTATAAATGCAAATGATAATCATTTTGATGGATATGGAAGTCCTGATAATCTTGTCGCAATTTTAAAATATGCTCAGGAATGGTTGACATAA
- the cmoA gene encoding carboxy-S-adenosyl-L-methionine synthase CmoA translates to MPHRDTLFATPIASLGDWTFDERVAEVFPDMIQRSIPGYSSIISMIGMLAKRFVRPTTRIYDLGCSLGAATLSIRRNIIHTDCQIIAVDNSTAMIERCRRHIDAYKAPTPVTVVESDIRDIRIENASLVVLNFTLQFLAPAERQAIVDKVYSGLNPGGALVLSEKFSFTDARLDELLFDMHHDFKRANGYSELEISQKRSMLENVMLTDSVDTHKARLYKAGFTHAELWFQCFNFGSLLAIKSEEQA, encoded by the coding sequence ATGCCTCACCGTGATACGCTCTTTGCCACACCGATTGCCAGCCTCGGCGACTGGACTTTTGATGAACGGGTTGCTGAAGTTTTTCCTGATATGATCCAGCGTTCCATTCCAGGTTATTCCAGTATTATTTCGATGATCGGCATGCTGGCTAAACGTTTTGTCCGACCCACCACCCGGATTTACGATCTCGGTTGCTCACTCGGTGCCGCAACGCTCTCTATCCGACGGAATATTATCCATACTGACTGTCAGATTATCGCTGTCGATAATTCCACCGCCATGATTGAGCGTTGTCGTCGTCATATTGATGCTTATAAAGCGCCCACACCTGTCACGGTTGTAGAAAGCGATATTCGTGATATTCGCATTGAAAATGCTTCACTGGTGGTGTTGAATTTTACCTTGCAGTTTCTTGCCCCCGCGGAACGTCAGGCTATTGTTGATAAAGTCTACAGCGGGCTGAATCCCGGTGGCGCGCTGGTACTGTCAGAGAAGTTCAGTTTTACCGATGCCCGGCTGGATGAATTGCTTTTCGATATGCACCATGATTTTAAGCGCGCTAATGGCTACAGCGAGCTGGAAATCAGCCAGAAGCGGAGTATGCTGGAAAACGTCATGTTGACGGACTCCGTGGATACCCATAAAGCTCGATTATATAAAGCGGGATTTACACATGCCGAATTATGGTTTCAATGCTTTAATTTTGGTTCACTGCTGGCGATAAAATCCGAAGAACAAGCATGA